The Pan troglodytes isolate AG18354 chromosome 1, NHGRI_mPanTro3-v2.0_pri, whole genome shotgun sequence genome includes a region encoding these proteins:
- the LOC129135931 gene encoding large ribosomal subunit protein eL8-like, which yields MLKGKKAKGKKVAPVLKKQEAKEVVNPLFEKRPKNFGIGQDIQPKRDLTCFVKWPCYIRLQRQRAILYKRLKVPPAINQFTQALDRQTATQLLKLAHKYRPETKQEKKQRPLAQAEKRAAGKGDVPIKRPPVLRAGVNTITTLVENKKAQLVVIAHDVDPIELVVFLPALCHKMGVPYCIIKEKARLGCLVHRKTCTTVAFTQVNSEDKGALAKLVEAIRTDYNDRYDDIHRHWGGNVLGPKSVAHIAKFKKAKAKELATKPG from the coding sequence ATGCTGAAAGGAAAGAAGGCCAAGGGGAAGAAAGTGGCTCCTGTCCTGAAGAAGCAGGAGGCCAAGGAAGTGGTGAATCCCCTGTTTGAGAAAAGGCCTAAGAATTTTGGCATTGGACAGGACATCCAGCCCAAAAGAGACCTCACCTGCTTTGTGAAATGGCCCTGCTATATCAGGTTGCAAAGGCAGAGAGCCATCCTCTACAAGCGGCTGAAAGTGCCTCCTGCGATTAACCAGTTCACCCAGGCCCTGGACCGCCAAACAGCTACTCAGCTGCTTAAGCTGGCCCACAAGTACAGACCAGAAACAAAGCAAGAGAAGAAGCAGAGGCCGTTGGCCCAGGCTGAGAAGAGAGCTGCCGGCAAAGGGGACGTCCCCATTAAGAGACCACCTGTCCTTCGAGCAGGAGTTAACACCATCACCACTTTGGTGGAGAACAAGAAAGCTCAGCTGGTGGTGATTGCACATGACGTGGATCCCATTGAGCTGGTCGTCTTCTTGCCTGCCCTGTGTCACAAAATGGGGGTCCCTTACTGCATTATCAAGGAGAAGGCAAGACTGGGATGTCTAGTCCACAGGAAGACCTGTACCACCGTTGCCTTCACACAGGTTAACTCAGAAGACAAGGGCGCTTTGGCTAAGCTGGTGGAAGCTATCAGGACCGATTACAATGACAGATACGATGACATCCACCGTCACTGGGGCGGCAATGTCCTGGGTCCCAAGTCTGTGGCTCACATCGCCAAGTTCAAAAAGGCAAAGGCTAAAGAACTTGCCACTAAACCGGGTTAA